In Xanthomonas campestris pv. phormiicola, the DNA window ACCAGCTGGTGCCAGTTGTACAGATCCATCGAATCGGTGATGCCTTTCTTCAGCGACAGCTTGCCGTAGGTGGTCAGGCCGGAGAACGAGCGCTTGTAGGTCGGGTCGGTGCCTTCGCGGTAATCGACCGTCTCGACCGTGCTGTCGGGGATCGTGGCCTCGGAGAAGGACGCGATCTGGATGCCGGAAATCTCGACCTGAAAGCGGAAGCCGCGGTAGGGGTTGGTCAGTTGTGCTGCCATGCTGATGCTCCATGAACGATACGGCTAGCCCTCAGGCACTGGCATCGGGGCCTGCGGTCTTCTGCGTCATGCGGATGATGACGAACTCGGCCGGACGCACCGGCGCGACACCCACATCGATGTACATCTGCCCCTGCACACGTGTCTCGGGCGGGTTGTTGGAGGTGTCGCAGGTCACGAAGAACGACTCGGCCGCGGTGGCGCCGAACAGTCCGCCGGCCTGCCACAGCGCGGTGAGGAATGCGCCGACGTCGCGGGTGACCGATGCCCAGGTCTGCGCATCGTTGGGTTCGAACACCACCCATTGCAGGCTTTGCTTCAGGCTCTGCTCGATGTAGATGAAGAGCCGGCGCACGCTCAGGTAGGTCCAGTCGCTGCCCGGCGGCACCAGCGTGCGCGCTCCCCAGATCACGTTGCCGTAGCGGAGGAAGTTGCGAATGGCGTTGATTCCCTGGGGATTGAGCGTGTCCTGGTCGGCGTCATTGATCTGCGCGTTGAGCTGCACCACGCTCAGCAGCGCGCCGTCGCCGACGCCAGCGGGCGACTTCCAGACCCCCACGTTGTTGTCGGTGAACGCGTAGCGTCCCAGCACCGGCCCCGACGGCGGTATCGGGACGTTGGCGCCGGCTACCGGGTTGTAGATCCAGACCCAGGGGTAATAGATCGCCCCATAGCTGGAATTCAACGCGGGTGCGGTGGTGCTGCCGGCTTTGAAGCTGCTGATGCCTGCCACGGTCTGGTCGAACGGTGGGTCGCAGACATAGAACAAGTTGCGCATCGACGCGCCCTCGCAGAACAGCAGCGCCGCGCTGATCAAGGCCGCCTGCTGCGGGATGCTGGGTAGGCCGCCCGCGTCGGTCGCGTTGACCGTATCGGGCATCGCCAGCAGGCTTGCGCCCTGAACGTTGGTCAAGGTGGCCGTCGCGCTCTCGAAATCCCAGGTCGCCGCCGCGCCGCCTTGCAGCGGCGTCGCCTTGCTGCTGTTGGGTGGACGCGTGCTGCCGGTTACCACCGCGCGCACGAACATCGAATTGGCGTTGATCGCGGCGGGCAGGGCGGTGCCCATGCTGCTGGCCGTATAGCCGTTGTAGGCTTCCAGCACGTAATAGGACTTACCGAGGATCGGCTGCAGCGCGAGATTGTTCTGCACGATGTAGGCTTGCAGCGTGGCCGTGGCCGCGCTCGCTGCGCTCAACGATGCCGGGTCGACGACGATGCTGAGATTGAAGACCTGCGATACCGCACTGTCCGGACCGCTGGCGTTGCTGATCGTGAAACCGAGCACGTTGGCCCAAGGGCCTGGCGTGACGGCGCTCAGCTTGATGCCGCCTGCGGCGGCGTTGGCCTGTTTGCCCGTCCCCTTGGTGTCGGCGACGCGGACGATGTAGCACGCCGTTCCGCCCTCGTTGAAGAACTCGAAGACCGCCCACGACACCATGCCGTTCCAGACCAGTCCGCCGAATTGACGCTGGTAGGCGCTCCAGCTGGTGATCAGCGTAGGCTGCTGGCTGGAACCGAACTCGGTCACGCCTACGAACACGGCGGTCGAGGTGGAAACGCCCTGGATGGTGCGGGCGCTTGGAATTTCCTCGATGTAGACGCCGGGATGATAGTAGTTGGTCGCCAAGGTCGTGCTCTCTCAACAGTTAACGTAGTTCGGTGGCCACGTATTGGGTGGTCGCAGGTTCCAGTACCAACTGCACTTCGATGGTCGTGTGACCGCTCTTGCTGAAGGTCAGTGTTACTTCGGTCTTGGCCGCCAGCTTGCCGCGCAACGCCAGGGCATAGCGGCCCAGGTAACGTCCGTAGTCGGAGGTCTGCGTGCTGGCGTCGCGCGGCTTGGCTTGCCAATTCTGATAGCGCGCAGCGACGCTGACCCCGGCGAGCGGAGTCTGCTGCGATGCCGACAGCACCAGGCCGCGGATCAACGTGGTGCCGGCAGGGTAGGGATACAGTGGACTGGGAGCGAGTCTGCACGGGACGATCGCTTCGGCCAGAGGCAGACGCGGCGGCACGCTGAAATCGACTCGCTGTGGAAAAAAAGGCAGTGCCTGCAGGGTGAGCTGATAGTCGCCGTCCTCCAACTCGCTGAACGCATAGAAGCCGTCGGCCTTGGCATGAGGATGGCAGGGCTGGCCGTTGAGCACGAATGTCGGACGCACTCCGACCATTGGCGCGTCATTGAAGCCGTCGATCAGTTGCACCACCGCGCTGAGCCTCATGGTCCCACCCGGTAGTCGGCATCGGCCTGGACCACCAACTCCGAGCGCGTCGCGAAGCGCGATGGAATGCGCACCGGCGACAGCGTGTAGAGCTTGGTCAGCTTGTAGCTGCGGTGCGGGAAGCCCGACCAGATGTTGCGCAAGCGCTCGCTGGAATCGAACTCGGGGATGATCTGTATCTGTTCGTTGCCGGTTCGCTTGAGCGTCGGAGTCAGCCATTCCCCCGACAGCTGGCCGACATCGTGGAAAAGCTGCATCAACTTGTCCACCAGCACCAGTTCCAGTTCGGCCGACCGTGCGTACGGCACGAGGAGATAGGTCAGGTCGACCACCAGCGGCGCCGCGATCGTCTCCAGCGCGGCCGGCGCCGGCGCCGCGGCCGCCTGGCGCGTGATCCTGGCCGGCAGGTTGCGCATGTAGGCGTTGACTTCGGTCTGATACAGATACAGCGACAGCTTGGTTTCGTCGTGGCTCTCGATCTCGCCGGGCGAATCGAACACCACCGCCGATTCGGCCTGCAGCTCGGTGACATTGCGCCGGATCAGACCGCGCAGCGCTTCGCTGACCGAGCGCAGGATCAGGCCGCTGTCCGTGAGGTCGGGCATCATGCTCAAAGAGTGAATACCGTGTCGGTCTGGCTGACCACCTGCGGCTGCCGGTTGTGGACCTGGGCGATCACCGAGATGCTGCTGTTGCAGGTGGTGCGCAGGTACACGTAGGCCAATTCCTCCGGCAACCAGGTGAGATAGGCGTTCAAATAGAACTCCAGCAGCTGGTCGGCGTTGTAGCTGGCGTTGCTCGAATCGGTTACCGACCTGGTGGTGAAGGAAAGCGTGTCGCTGCCGTAGGACATCGACGTCAATGGGATCTGTCCTTGCTGGCTGGCCAGGATGATGCCGCTGGACCCGGAGAAGTCAGGGCCCAGCGACCAGCTCACCTTGCCGAGTCCTTTCTTTGCGGTGACGATCACGTCGATCTTGTTGCCGTGGCGTGCGCCCTTGACCGTGAAACTCACGGGGCGGTGGTTGCGCCCGTGCGACGCCAGCACCGCACTGATGCGGCCATTACGCCACTGCACCGCGCCTTGCGCGCCGAACACCGCCATGACCACCGCTTCGTTGTTGAGCGTGCAATACCCCTGCAGGTAATCGATGCCAGGGGCGACCAGCAGGTACAGTGTCAGCGTGAACGCGTTGTCCGCGCGATCGCCTGCCTGGCCGATCGCGCCCGTCCGGATCGACAGCACCGAATTGCTGAATTCGATCGCCTGGATACAGGATTCGACGTCGGCGCTGGAAGGGGTGACGTTGTAGGAGAAGCCGATGCTGTCGCCCGAGCGCGCGCCCAGCGACCACGCAACGCCGGCGGTGGTCAGGGTGAAGTTCAAGTTGCTGTTGGAGGCGATGTTGCTGAACAGAAGCGTGACCGGGAACAGCGTGCCCAGGCCCGCCTGCTCGTCTGCGCGCGGCGCGGTGGCGGTGGGCGTGGGCGCGAGTGACGCGCTGGACCCCGCGGGCGCTGGAGGCGATTGCGTCGTCATGGACGGTCCTTCAGGTAAGTGGGTCAACCCAGCTCGATCGCGAACGAACTCAAGCCGATCACCGTGCTGCGGTCCTGCGCCGATTGCAGGGTGACGCTGGCATCGGGCGGCAAGTCGACCCTGCCGCGGACGCTGGACTGTTCGGTGCGCAGATAGAGCGATATCCTCACTTCCTGCATGTCCTTGTATGTCTGCACATACACCTCGCGGGCATTGACCAGGAAGTTGCTCAGGTACAGGAGCGGATCCACCCGGCTCGACAGACACACCCCGACCAGCCGTTCGCCCCCGCCGCCTTCGCTCCAGATCGCCTCCTGATCGCCTTGTAGCGTCAAGAATGCCTTGCTGTTGGCGCGAAGCCTGGCGAATGTCAATGTCACCGGCTTGAACATCTGCGTCTGGCGAAAGCACCGCTGATTGCGATCATGCGCCGTGTTGGCCATCAGATGCGAGTCGAGCAGCTGTTTGGTCGCGTTCGACAACACTTCCCGCTCAGCGGCGATCGCCTGGACCACCGCTTCGTCGCTGCGCGCGGTACGGTTGGGCGCGATCGCCGGCACCGCGGGCTTGGAAAGCCCCGAAGGCGAGGCGACAGGCGCGCCTTTGGAAGCGCCTTTGTCCTTTCCGGGCGCAGTTTCCATGGGTTTACCTAATGATTGGGAAGAGGGATGCTGAAGTCGCCCACAGCGATGTGGCCGGACGCCTGGTAGTCGATGAACTGGTATTGCGCTGTCAACAAGACCCCGGTGGACGGGAAGTTGCCGGTCAAGCTCGAGGCTCCCGAGCTGATCGCAACAGGTACGATAATCTTGATGGACTGGGGATCATCGGAAGTATTCTGCGTCGCCCGCACCGAGATCGAGGTCTGCCCCACCTCCAGCGATGCCAAGGGCGGGGTGGGGATTTGCGACTGCACTTGTTGGATCTGGATCAACTGATCCGGCAGCAGGGAAATCGCACTGTTGCCAGTGATATTCAGCAGCACGGACAACGTGTCGTTATCGTTCACTGTCGAAAAAGTGAACGCAATCGTATATTTCATCGCAATTTCCTGTTTTTCCAACAGGCCGGTCGGACGTGAATATCAAACGTCCGGCCGGATCGTCTCCCCGCCGCTGGTTACGATTACTGCGGATCCCAGTAAAACGGCGTGTAGGTCGCATTGACCACCTGCGGTTGCGCGCTTTCGATCGCCGCCAGAATCTGCACGCCCTGATCGGAGCGCGAACGCAGCGAAAATATCTGGATGCTCGGTGATGCTGTCAGATACAGGGTCACGGTGAAAGCCAGTGCGCCGCCGCCGCCACTGCCGCTGTTGGTGGTCTGGACCTGAACCTGCTGCGGATTGATTTCGAGCGACGTCAAAGGCAGCGCCGCCCCGCCCACCATCGAGACATAGATGCCACCGGAACTCTCGTAGTCCGGCCCGGTACTCCAACCGACTGGCACGTTCTGCTTCTGCAGCTCGATCCAGATCGTCTCGCCCGGCTGGGCGTTGCTCACCTGCAGCTGCACCTTCCTGAAGACGTTATCGCTAGCCATGCTGAAGAATCCTTATAGGTAGTAAGTTTTCTATCAAAAAACCCCGGGCAAGACTCCACCGTCACTCAATAAAGAGCCAGAAATCTCATTGGGTGAGTGGCTTTGCGATGCTGCAGGCAGACAGTAGCCCTAATTTCGAATATTTTTGTAGACAGTTATCCACTTTTATTTCGAACGCCTGTTGTGCTGTGAGTTGTCTACAAAACATGCCAGCACTGCCACTTTTGAAAATTTTTCATCTTGGTTCGAGGCTGCGCGGTGCGAGCTCTAGAGTTGGCAACGCGGCTCGCCGCCGTGCGTGCTGATGGATAGGATCGGCGAATGGCCACTCTTGGCCGAAGGCGGATACCCGAGTGGCGGAGATTAGGATATTTGCGGGGTGATCAGGGTCATCTAAATAGATAGGGGGATTTATCGTGAGTACGTCAACTGCAGGGGTAGGGCGCCAGTCCGGGAGTAATTCAATTTGACCCAGCATGTGCGTGCTACGGAAGATCGGGCACATGCGGAAGTAGATCGGGCGCGCCAGGACACTAAGGAGGTCCAATAGCAACTGACGAGCGTCCGAAAAGAAGCTGCAATGGCCAAGCGGCTGCATGATGATGCGCTTGAGCTCGCGAATGGCCTCTCAGCTCCGCCAGGAACTCACTGTCCAGCAAGCGCGTGCCGACGCGTTGGAGGCACAGCTGGTCAAATTGAACGATCTCCCTGCGGCGCTGGAAGCGGCTTGGCACCAACATGTTGGGCACCGCCAGCCCAAGCCTCATAAAGAAACTGACAGCGGGCATGGTGCTGACGCTGTTGCAAGGGTTGCCGGTTGGGACGGCCCTTGATTTCGCATAATGTATATTATGTTAATTCTCGGGGCGGTACTACGCTTGGCCGCTGTCTCTTTTAGATCCGCCCCGCGTTGGCGCGCTGCGGCAAGTCGCCGCCACGATCAAGCAAGCGTCAGTCCCACCTGGGTCACAGACTGCGATTCATCACAGCTATGTGCTGCATGGTCGCAACCTGATGACTTCCACCCGCTTCCGCCTCTCCGAACACGTCCGCCTGCTTCCGCGTATCAATGGCTGGTTCGCGCATCCGTATCTGATTTCGCCGCTCACCTTCGGGTTGTATACCGAGCACTCGCACTTGGCGATTATGGAGTCGTTCCTGGAGGATCCGCAACAGCATCGTGCAGCACTGCGCGAGCCTGACATGCGTGGCGGCCCCTTCATCGACCATACCGGCGATGTGGCCGATATCCGCAAGCTTCGCGACCATACCCTGCAACGTTGCGCGACCCAGCTGCGCTACGCCGAGGCGATCGCCGCGCTCTACCAATTGCTGCACAGCGAAGCCAAGGGCGCCGGCCTGGCCGGTTTGTACGGCAAGATCGATCCGCTGATCCGCGACAAGCTGGAGATATTCTACGATGTCAGCAAGCAGCCTGGCGTGCGCTTCATGGAACGCCAGTTCTACGCCAGCAAAGCCTACGATCCCGGTCTGCAGACCGCGGTGCTGGAACCGGTCAGCGAACAGGAACGCGCGTTCGCACTCAGCACGCCGCAGTTGCCTTCGGCAGCCGGTTCGCTGGAGTTGAGCGTGCCCTTCGCCGATCCGTTCTGGGACCAGCTATGCGGTGGCATGTCTGATGCTGATGCCCTCGTCGATCTGATCCTGCGCAACGCGCCGACCGGTACCACGCGCGCAGAGGCCCTCGCCCTGCTGACCGATGCGCCATTGGCCGAACACGTGGCGCCGCAAGGCGTGCGCGTGCGTTACTTCGGGCATGCCTGCGTGCTGATCGAAGGCGCAGGGGTCAGCATCCTGATCGATCCGCTTATCAGCTATCCGGGCGAATGCGCCATCGACCATTTCACCTTCGACGATCTGCCGGCCAAGATCGATTACCTGCTGATCACCCATCCGCACCAGGATCACGTGGTGATGGAAGCGCTGCTGCGGATCCGTCATCGCGTCGGCACCGTCGTGGTGGGACGCGCCGGTGGCGGCGACTTGCAGGATATTTCGCTGAAACTGTGCCTGGAGCAATGCGGCTTCGCCAATGTGGTGGAACTGGCCGACTATGAGGAACTGCGTTTCCAGCAGGGAAGAATCGTCGGCGCGCCGTTCTACGGCGAACATGCCGACCTGGATATCCGCGCCAAACTGGTGCATGCGGTGGAGCTTGACGGCAAGGTGTGCGTGCTGTTCGCAGATTCGCGTCCGCCGATGGCGGAGTTCTATGCGCAGCTGAAGGCGATGTTCCCGAAGATCGATTGCATGTTCCTGGGCATGGAATGCGTCGGTGCGCCGGCGACATGGCTATACGGCCCGTTGCTGCAGAAAATGCTGACCCGGGGCGAGGACCAGTCGCGCCGCCTGGACGGCTGCGACTGCGCGCTGGCCAGTGCGTTGCAGGACTTCTTCCTGCCCGAAAGGCTCTACGTCTATGCCATGGGCGCCGAGCCCTGGGTCACGCACATCACCAGCATTCTCTATTCCGAAGATCTGCCGCAGTTCCGCGAGGCGCGCCAGTTGGAAGCGGCCGCGCGCGCGAAAGGACGCCACGCCGAACTGCTGTTCGGCCGCTGCGAGATCACGCTCTAACCCAGGCACAGCTCATGTCCGATACGCGAGGTTACCTGCGCACCAATGCCGTGGCGCGCCCGCTGCTGAATCACTGGGTCCTGTGGGACATGCTGATCCCGCCGGTGCAGTCGGCGCTAGTGGTGGCAAAACAGCAGCTACCGATCCTGGAATCCTATCTGCGCGCACCCGAACAGCATGCCCAGGCGGCGCGCGACCCGGCACTGATGGGCGGCCCATGGATCAACTATCCGACCGCAAAGACCGCCGAGATCGCCCGTTTGCTCGAACGCACACGGGCTGTGCAAGGCGATACGCTGGCGTTGGCCGCAGCGTTGCAGGCACTGGAGGACATGCTGCGCCAGCAGGCGACCGGGCAGTCGCTGGAACCACTGTACGCACAGGTCCCTGGCGAATTGGCGGGCCTGGTCGAACTGGTCTACGACCTCAACGATCATCCCGGTCTGCGCTTGCTTGAGGGCCTGTTGTATCGCAGCCGTTTCTACCGGCGCGACCTGCAACAGTTCGCCTTTGGCCTGGTCGAACGCGACTGGCTGCCTTACGAGCGCAGCACGCCGGTACTGGAATCGCCCGAGACGCCGGTACTGACCCTGCCCTGGGACGACAGGCGGCTGGATGCGTTGTTCTGTGCCGAGCGCGTGCCGGTTGTGATCGAGGAATTGGGCGAGCGGCTCGGGATCGCCGCGGCACAGCGTGCAGGATTTGCGACCTTGTTCGACATCGCACCGCCGGCGCAGCGTCATCGTCCCCCCGCTGCGGGGGTGCGGATCCGCTATCTCGGACATGCCTGCCTGCTGATCGAATCGGATCAGATCAGCATCCTCACCGATCCGTTCGTCGCCTACGACTATCCGACCGAACTGCCCCGCTACACCCTGGCCGACCTGCCCGAGCGCATCGACCATGTGTTGATCACCCATGGCCACAGCGACCATATCCGTCCTGAGATCTTGCTGCGGCTACGCAACCGGATCGGTACCGTGGTCGTGCCGCATAGCGCCGGGCGGCGCCTGCAGGACCCGTCGCTGAAACTGATGCTGCACGCACTTGGTTTCGAGCGTGTCGTCGAGTTGCACGAGTTCGAACGCATTGCGCTGGCCGATGGGGCGATTACCGCGTTGCCCTTCCTCGGCGAACATAGCGATCTGGATATCCAGGGCAAGGCCGGCTATCACGTGCGCATCAAGGGATGCAGCGTGGCCTGCCTGGCCGATTCCTGTAACCTGGATCCCAGTCTGTACCGGCATGTCGCCGCCGAACTGGGCGCCATCGACGCGCTGTTCCTGGGCATGGAATGCGAGGGATCGCCGCTGAGCTGGGGCTATGGGCATCTATTGACCCGGCGTATCGATCCAAAGCTGGACCGCAGCCGGCGCGATCGCGGCTCGCATGCGGACGAGGCGATCGCGTTGATCGAAAGCTGGCCGGCGCGCCGTGCCTATGTATATGCGATGGGCCAAGAGCCCTGGTTGAATCATGTGCTGGCCATCAACCAGTCCGGCGAGCACCTGGGCTTGCGCGAGGCCGATCGGTTCCTTGCCCATTGCCGCGCGCGCGGCATCGATGGCGAGCGTCTGTTCGCGATGAAGGAACTGGCCCTGCCCGCGGTCTGAGCCTGGACATGCGGGGCCTGCGTTCTTTCGCCTTCCTGCCTGGCATTCCTTCCTTCCCGCCCCACCCTCCCGACGACCGTCAGGAGGGTGGGCAACGCGGCGCTCAGTGCCCCGCCGCGGCCATGGCGTCGCGCAGGCTCTTCGGACGCATGTCGGTCCAGTGTTCGTTGACATAGTCCAGGCAGGCCTGCTTCGGGTTCGGGCCGAAGACCACCGTCCAGCCATTCGGCACGTCGGCGTAATCCGGCCACAACGCGTACTGCTCTTCGTGGTTGATGACCACAACGTAGATCTGGTCTTGCTCGTCGTCTTGGATTGACATCTGTGCGTCCTCCGGTGGGGATGAGTGGCGGCGTGTTGCACGCATCGTGCGATGCGCGGGGCGCCGGCCGCAGGTTCGACGCGCCTGTGGTGCTTTCGGTCAGGTCCCCGGCAGCATGCCGGAGGCCTGCAGTTCTTCCCGCGACTGCCCGCGCATGTCGATATGGCACTGCGCTTTATGCGTTGGCTCGGGCTCGACCAGATGCCCGTAGTCCAGCGTCAGCACACGGTCGGCCAGATGCCGGTAACCCTGGTCGTGGGTCACCAGTACCAGCGTCTTGCCGCGCGCGCGCAACTCGGGCAGCAACGCGGTGTAGAACCGCTCCCGAAACGCCTGGTCCTGGTCGGCAGTGAGCTCGTCGAAAATCAGGATCTGGCGGTCGTCCAGGCAGGCTTGCACCAGGGCCAGGCGTTTGCGCTGCCCCTGCGACAGATCCACGCTGGCGAACACGCCCTCGGTCTGGTCGAAGCCGACCTTCGCGGCCAGGTCCACCCGCTCCAGCCAGGCATGCACCTGCGCCGGATCGGCCTGCGCGGCGTCGGCCCCGATCACATGCTCGAACAGCATGAAGTCGAAGAACACCGCACTGAACATCGCCCGGTAACTGGCCAGC includes these proteins:
- a CDS encoding phage tail sheath subtilisin-like domain-containing protein — protein: MATNYYHPGVYIEEIPSARTIQGVSTSTAVFVGVTEFGSSQQPTLITSWSAYQRQFGGLVWNGMVSWAVFEFFNEGGTACYIVRVADTKGTGKQANAAAGGIKLSAVTPGPWANVLGFTISNASGPDSAVSQVFNLSIVVDPASLSAASAATATLQAYIVQNNLALQPILGKSYYVLEAYNGYTASSMGTALPAAINANSMFVRAVVTGSTRPPNSSKATPLQGGAAATWDFESATATLTNVQGASLLAMPDTVNATDAGGLPSIPQQAALISAALLFCEGASMRNLFYVCDPPFDQTVAGISSFKAGSTTAPALNSSYGAIYYPWVWIYNPVAGANVPIPPSGPVLGRYAFTDNNVGVWKSPAGVGDGALLSVVQLNAQINDADQDTLNPQGINAIRNFLRYGNVIWGARTLVPPGSDWTYLSVRRLFIYIEQSLKQSLQWVVFEPNDAQTWASVTRDVGAFLTALWQAGGLFGATAAESFFVTCDTSNNPPETRVQGQMYIDVGVAPVRPAEFVIIRMTQKTAGPDASA
- a CDS encoding MbtH family NRPS accessory protein, producing the protein MSIQDDEQDQIYVVVINHEEQYALWPDYADVPNGWTVVFGPNPKQACLDYVNEHWTDMRPKSLRDAMAAAGH
- a CDS encoding carboxypeptidase-like regulatory domain-containing protein, yielding MQLIDGFNDAPMVGVRPTFVLNGQPCHPHAKADGFYAFSELEDGDYQLTLQALPFFPQRVDFSVPPRLPLAEAIVPCRLAPSPLYPYPAGTTLIRGLVLSASQQTPLAGVSVAARYQNWQAKPRDASTQTSDYGRYLGRYALALRGKLAAKTEVTLTFSKSGHTTIEVQLVLEPATTQYVATELR
- a CDS encoding MBL fold metallo-hydrolase; this translates as MARPLLNHWVLWDMLIPPVQSALVVAKQQLPILESYLRAPEQHAQAARDPALMGGPWINYPTAKTAEIARLLERTRAVQGDTLALAAALQALEDMLRQQATGQSLEPLYAQVPGELAGLVELVYDLNDHPGLRLLEGLLYRSRFYRRDLQQFAFGLVERDWLPYERSTPVLESPETPVLTLPWDDRRLDALFCAERVPVVIEELGERLGIAAAQRAGFATLFDIAPPAQRHRPPAAGVRIRYLGHACLLIESDQISILTDPFVAYDYPTELPRYTLADLPERIDHVLITHGHSDHIRPEILLRLRNRIGTVVVPHSAGRRLQDPSLKLMLHALGFERVVELHEFERIALADGAITALPFLGEHSDLDIQGKAGYHVRIKGCSVACLADSCNLDPSLYRHVAAELGAIDALFLGMECEGSPLSWGYGHLLTRRIDPKLDRSRRDRGSHADEAIALIESWPARRAYVYAMGQEPWLNHVLAINQSGEHLGLREADRFLAHCRARGIDGERLFAMKELALPAV
- a CDS encoding MBL fold metallo-hydrolase; the encoded protein is MTSTRFRLSEHVRLLPRINGWFAHPYLISPLTFGLYTEHSHLAIMESFLEDPQQHRAALREPDMRGGPFIDHTGDVADIRKLRDHTLQRCATQLRYAEAIAALYQLLHSEAKGAGLAGLYGKIDPLIRDKLEIFYDVSKQPGVRFMERQFYASKAYDPGLQTAVLEPVSEQERAFALSTPQLPSAAGSLELSVPFADPFWDQLCGGMSDADALVDLILRNAPTGTTRAEALALLTDAPLAEHVAPQGVRVRYFGHACVLIEGAGVSILIDPLISYPGECAIDHFTFDDLPAKIDYLLITHPHQDHVVMEALLRIRHRVGTVVVGRAGGGDLQDISLKLCLEQCGFANVVELADYEELRFQQGRIVGAPFYGEHADLDIRAKLVHAVELDGKVCVLFADSRPPMAEFYAQLKAMFPKIDCMFLGMECVGAPATWLYGPLLQKMLTRGEDQSRRLDGCDCALASALQDFFLPERLYVYAMGAEPWVTHITSILYSEDLPQFREARQLEAAARAKGRHAELLFGRCEITL
- a CDS encoding phage tail protein translates to MAAQLTNPYRGFRFQVEISGIQIASFSEATIPDSTVETVDYREGTDPTYKRSFSGLTTYGKLSLKKGITDSMDLYNWHQLVAQKGSTAQGAQKNISLILLDAGGAPKARWNVINAWPSKYESTGLNATSSDVMVETFELTLQYMTRVS
- a CDS encoding DUF4255 domain-containing protein — encoded protein: MPDLTDSGLILRSVSEALRGLIRRNVTELQAESAVVFDSPGEIESHDETKLSLYLYQTEVNAYMRNLPARITRQAAAAPAPAALETIAAPLVVDLTYLLVPYARSAELELVLVDKLMQLFHDVGQLSGEWLTPTLKRTGNEQIQIIPEFDSSERLRNIWSGFPHRSYKLTKLYTLSPVRIPSRFATRSELVVQADADYRVGP